The following are encoded together in the Bos mutus isolate GX-2022 chromosome 3, NWIPB_WYAK_1.1, whole genome shotgun sequence genome:
- the DDR2 gene encoding discoidin domain-containing receptor 2 isoform X2 — protein MVSEKAPVPTPSPEMIPIPRMPLVLLLLLPLLSSAKAQVNPAVCRYPLGMSGGHIPDEDITASSQWSESTAARYGRLDSEEGDGAWCPEIPVEPDDLKEFLQIDLHTLHFITLVGTQGRHAGGHGIEFAPMYKINYSRDGTRWISWRNRHGKQVLDGNSNPYDIFLKDLEPPIVARFVRFIPVTDHSMNVCMRVELYGCVWLDGLVSYSAPAGQQFVLPGGSIIYLNDSVYDGAVGYSMTEGLGQLTDGVSGLDDFTQTHEYHVWPGYDYVGWRNESATNGYIEIMFEFDRIRNFTTMKVHCNNMFAKGVKIFKEVQCYFRSEANEWEPNAVSFPLVLDDVNPSARFVTVPLHHRMASAIKCQYHFADTWMMFSEITFQSDAAMYNNSGALPTSPVAPTTYDPMLKVDDSNTRILIGCLVAIIFILLAIIVIILWRQFWQKMLEKASRRMLDDEMTVSLSLPSESSMFNNNRSSSPSEQESNSTYDRIFPLRPDYQEPSRLIRKLPEFAPGEEESGCSGVVKPVQPSGPEGVPHYAEADIVNLQGVTGGNTYSVPAVTMDLLSGKDVAVEEFPRKLLTFKEKLGEGQFGEVHLCEVEGMEKFKDKDFALDVSANQPVLVAVKMLRADANKNARNDFLKEIKIMSRLKDPNIIRLLAVCITEDPLCMITEYMENGDLNQFLSRHEPPNSSSASVPTVSYANLKFMATQIASGMKYLSSLNFVHRDLATRNCLVGKNYTIKIADFGMSRNLYSGDYYRIQGRAVLPIRWMSWESILLGKFTTASDVWAFGVTLWETFTFCQEQPYSQLSDEQVIENTGEFFRDQGRQTYLPQPAICPDSVYKLMLSCWRRDTKHRPSFQEIHLLLLQQVDD, from the exons CTGTATGCCGCTACCCTCTGGGCATGTCAGGAGGCCACATTCCCGACGAGGACATCACAGCCTCCAGTCAGTGGTCAGAGTCCACCGCTGCCAGATATGGAAG GCTGGACTCGGAAGAAGGGGACGGAGCCTGGTGTCCTGAGATTCCAGTGGAACCTGATGACCTGAAGGAGTTTCTGCAGATTGACTTGCACACCCTGCACTTTATCACTCTGGTGGGGACCCAGGGACGCCATGCAGGGGGCCATGGCATTGAGTTTGCCCCCATGTACAAGATCAACTACAGTCGAGATGGCACTCGCTGGATCTCTTGGAGGAACCGGCATGGGAAACAG GTGCTGGATGGAAATAGTAACCCCTATGACATTTTCCTAAAGGATTTGGAGCCACCCATTGTGGCCAGATTTGTCCGCTTTATCCCAGTAACTGATCACTCCATGAatgtgtgcatgagggtggagctTTACGGATGTGTCTGGCTGG ATGGCTTGGTGTCTTACAGCGCTCCAGCTGGACAGCAGTTTGTACTGCCGGGAGGCTCCATCATTTATCTCAACGATTCTGTCTATGATGGAGCTGTTGGGTACAG CATGACTGAAGGGCTGGGCCAGTTGACTGATGGGGTGTCTGGCCTGGATGATTTCACGCAGACCCACGAGTACCATGTGTGGCCGGGCTATGACTATGTGGGCTGGAGAAACGAGAGCGCCACCAATGGTTACATCGAGATCATGTTTGAGTTTGACCGCATCAGGAATTTTACTACTATGAAG GTCCACTGCAACAACATGTTTGCTAAGGGTGTGAAGATTTTTAAGGAGGTCCAGTGCTACTTCCGCTCTGAAGCCAATGAATGGGAACCTAACGCCGTCTCCTTCCCGCTGGTGCTGGATGACGTCAACCCCAGTGCTCGCTTCGTCACTGTGCCCCTCCACCACCGCATGGCCAGTGCCATCAAGTGCCAATACCATTTTGCTGACACCTGGATGATGTTCAGTGAGATCACCTTCCAATCAG ATGCTGCAATGTACAACAACTCTGGAGCCCTGCCCACCTCGCCTGTGGCCCCCACAACCTATG ATCCAATGCTTAAAGTTGATGACAGCAATACTCGAATCCTGATTGGCTGCTTGGTAGCCATCATCTTCATTCTCTTAGCCATCATTGTCATCATCCTTTGGAGGCAGTTCTGGCagaaaatgctggagaag GCTTCCCGGAGGATGCTGGATGATGAAATGACAGTCAGCCTTTCCCTGCCCAGCGAATCCAGCATGTTCAACAATAACCGCTCCTCATCACCAAGTGAGCAGGAGTCCAACTCCACTTATGATCGCATCTTTCCACTCCGCCCTGACTACCAGGAGCCATCCAGGCTGATACGAAAACTTCCAGAATTTGCTCCAGGGGAGGAAGAGTCAG GCTGCAGTGGCGTTGTGAAGCCAGTCCAGCCCAGTGGGCCCGAGGGTGTGCCCCACTACGCAGAGGCTGACATTGTGAACCTCCAGGGGGTGACTGGAGGCAACACCTACTCTGTGCCTGCCGTTACCATGGACCTGCTCTCCGGAAAAGACGTGGCTGTGGAAGAGTTCCCCAGAAAGCTCTTAACATTCAAGGAGAAGCTGGGTGAAGGCCAGTTTGGGGAG GTTCATCTCTGTGAAGTGGAGGGAATGGAAAAGTTCAAAGACAAAGATTTTGCCCTAGATGTCAGTGCCAACCAGCCTGTCCTGGTGGCTGTGAAAATGCTCCGAGCAGACGCCAACAAGAATGCCAG GAATGATTTTCTCAAGGAGATAAAGATCATGTCCCGGCTCAAGGACCCAAACATCATCCGTCTCTTAGCTGTGTGCATCACTGAGGATCCTCTTTGCATGATCACTGAGTACATGGAAAATGGAGATCTCAATCAGTTTCTTTCCCGCCATGAGCCACCCAATTCTTCCTCTGCCAGTGTACCCACTGTCAG TTATGCTAACCTGAAGTTTATGGCTACCCAGATTGCATCTGGTATGAAGTACCTTTCCTCACTTAATTTTGTTCATCGAGATCTGGCCACACGAAACTGCTTAGTGGGTAAGAACTATACCATCAAGATAGCTGATTTTGGAATGAGCAGAAACCTATACAGTGGTGACTACTACCGAATCCAGGGCCGGGCAGTGCTCCCGATCCGCTGGATGTCCTGGGAGAGCATCTTGCTG GGCAAATTCACCACAGCAAGTGATGTGTGGGCCTTCGGGGTGACTCTGTGGGAGACTTTCACCTTTTGCCAGGAACAGCCCTATTCCCAACTGTCAGATGAACAGGTCATTGAGAATACTGGAGAGTTCTTCCGAGACCAAGGGAGGCAG
- the DDR2 gene encoding discoidin domain-containing receptor 2 isoform X3: MIPIPRMPLVLLLLLPLLSSAKAQVNPAVCRYPLGMSGGHIPDEDITASSQWSESTAARYGRLDSEEGDGAWCPEIPVEPDDLKEFLQIDLHTLHFITLVGTQGRHAGGHGIEFAPMYKINYSRDGTRWISWRNRHGKQVLDGNSNPYDIFLKDLEPPIVARFVRFIPVTDHSMNVCMRVELYGCVWLDGLVSYSAPAGQQFVLPGGSIIYLNDSVYDGAVGYSMTEGLGQLTDGVSGLDDFTQTHEYHVWPGYDYVGWRNESATNGYIEIMFEFDRIRNFTTMKVHCNNMFAKGVKIFKEVQCYFRSEANEWEPNAVSFPLVLDDVNPSARFVTVPLHHRMASAIKCQYHFADTWMMFSEITFQSDAAMYNNSGALPTSPVAPTTYDPMLKVDDSNTRILIGCLVAIIFILLAIIVIILWRQFWQKMLEKASRRMLDDEMTVSLSLPSESSMFNNNRSSSPSEQESNSTYDRIFPLRPDYQEPSRLIRKLPEFAPGEEESGCSGVVKPVQPSGPEGVPHYAEADIVNLQGVTGGNTYSVPAVTMDLLSGKDVAVEEFPRKLLTFKEKLGEGQFGEVHLCEVEGMEKFKDKDFALDVSANQPVLVAVKMLRADANKNARNDFLKEIKIMSRLKDPNIIRLLAVCITEDPLCMITEYMENGDLNQFLSRHEPPNSSSASVPTVSYANLKFMATQIASGMKYLSSLNFVHRDLATRNCLVGKNYTIKIADFGMSRNLYSGDYYRIQGRAVLPIRWMSWESILLGKFTTASDVWAFGVTLWETFTFCQEQPYSQLSDEQVIENTGEFFRDQGRQTYLPQPAICPDSVYKLMLSCWRRDTKHRPSFQEIHLLLLQQVDD; encoded by the exons CTGTATGCCGCTACCCTCTGGGCATGTCAGGAGGCCACATTCCCGACGAGGACATCACAGCCTCCAGTCAGTGGTCAGAGTCCACCGCTGCCAGATATGGAAG GCTGGACTCGGAAGAAGGGGACGGAGCCTGGTGTCCTGAGATTCCAGTGGAACCTGATGACCTGAAGGAGTTTCTGCAGATTGACTTGCACACCCTGCACTTTATCACTCTGGTGGGGACCCAGGGACGCCATGCAGGGGGCCATGGCATTGAGTTTGCCCCCATGTACAAGATCAACTACAGTCGAGATGGCACTCGCTGGATCTCTTGGAGGAACCGGCATGGGAAACAG GTGCTGGATGGAAATAGTAACCCCTATGACATTTTCCTAAAGGATTTGGAGCCACCCATTGTGGCCAGATTTGTCCGCTTTATCCCAGTAACTGATCACTCCATGAatgtgtgcatgagggtggagctTTACGGATGTGTCTGGCTGG ATGGCTTGGTGTCTTACAGCGCTCCAGCTGGACAGCAGTTTGTACTGCCGGGAGGCTCCATCATTTATCTCAACGATTCTGTCTATGATGGAGCTGTTGGGTACAG CATGACTGAAGGGCTGGGCCAGTTGACTGATGGGGTGTCTGGCCTGGATGATTTCACGCAGACCCACGAGTACCATGTGTGGCCGGGCTATGACTATGTGGGCTGGAGAAACGAGAGCGCCACCAATGGTTACATCGAGATCATGTTTGAGTTTGACCGCATCAGGAATTTTACTACTATGAAG GTCCACTGCAACAACATGTTTGCTAAGGGTGTGAAGATTTTTAAGGAGGTCCAGTGCTACTTCCGCTCTGAAGCCAATGAATGGGAACCTAACGCCGTCTCCTTCCCGCTGGTGCTGGATGACGTCAACCCCAGTGCTCGCTTCGTCACTGTGCCCCTCCACCACCGCATGGCCAGTGCCATCAAGTGCCAATACCATTTTGCTGACACCTGGATGATGTTCAGTGAGATCACCTTCCAATCAG ATGCTGCAATGTACAACAACTCTGGAGCCCTGCCCACCTCGCCTGTGGCCCCCACAACCTATG ATCCAATGCTTAAAGTTGATGACAGCAATACTCGAATCCTGATTGGCTGCTTGGTAGCCATCATCTTCATTCTCTTAGCCATCATTGTCATCATCCTTTGGAGGCAGTTCTGGCagaaaatgctggagaag GCTTCCCGGAGGATGCTGGATGATGAAATGACAGTCAGCCTTTCCCTGCCCAGCGAATCCAGCATGTTCAACAATAACCGCTCCTCATCACCAAGTGAGCAGGAGTCCAACTCCACTTATGATCGCATCTTTCCACTCCGCCCTGACTACCAGGAGCCATCCAGGCTGATACGAAAACTTCCAGAATTTGCTCCAGGGGAGGAAGAGTCAG GCTGCAGTGGCGTTGTGAAGCCAGTCCAGCCCAGTGGGCCCGAGGGTGTGCCCCACTACGCAGAGGCTGACATTGTGAACCTCCAGGGGGTGACTGGAGGCAACACCTACTCTGTGCCTGCCGTTACCATGGACCTGCTCTCCGGAAAAGACGTGGCTGTGGAAGAGTTCCCCAGAAAGCTCTTAACATTCAAGGAGAAGCTGGGTGAAGGCCAGTTTGGGGAG GTTCATCTCTGTGAAGTGGAGGGAATGGAAAAGTTCAAAGACAAAGATTTTGCCCTAGATGTCAGTGCCAACCAGCCTGTCCTGGTGGCTGTGAAAATGCTCCGAGCAGACGCCAACAAGAATGCCAG GAATGATTTTCTCAAGGAGATAAAGATCATGTCCCGGCTCAAGGACCCAAACATCATCCGTCTCTTAGCTGTGTGCATCACTGAGGATCCTCTTTGCATGATCACTGAGTACATGGAAAATGGAGATCTCAATCAGTTTCTTTCCCGCCATGAGCCACCCAATTCTTCCTCTGCCAGTGTACCCACTGTCAG TTATGCTAACCTGAAGTTTATGGCTACCCAGATTGCATCTGGTATGAAGTACCTTTCCTCACTTAATTTTGTTCATCGAGATCTGGCCACACGAAACTGCTTAGTGGGTAAGAACTATACCATCAAGATAGCTGATTTTGGAATGAGCAGAAACCTATACAGTGGTGACTACTACCGAATCCAGGGCCGGGCAGTGCTCCCGATCCGCTGGATGTCCTGGGAGAGCATCTTGCTG GGCAAATTCACCACAGCAAGTGATGTGTGGGCCTTCGGGGTGACTCTGTGGGAGACTTTCACCTTTTGCCAGGAACAGCCCTATTCCCAACTGTCAGATGAACAGGTCATTGAGAATACTGGAGAGTTCTTCCGAGACCAAGGGAGGCAG
- the DDR2 gene encoding discoidin domain-containing receptor 2 isoform X4, with translation MSGGHIPDEDITASSQWSESTAARYGRLDSEEGDGAWCPEIPVEPDDLKEFLQIDLHTLHFITLVGTQGRHAGGHGIEFAPMYKINYSRDGTRWISWRNRHGKQVLDGNSNPYDIFLKDLEPPIVARFVRFIPVTDHSMNVCMRVELYGCVWLDGLVSYSAPAGQQFVLPGGSIIYLNDSVYDGAVGYSMTEGLGQLTDGVSGLDDFTQTHEYHVWPGYDYVGWRNESATNGYIEIMFEFDRIRNFTTMKVHCNNMFAKGVKIFKEVQCYFRSEANEWEPNAVSFPLVLDDVNPSARFVTVPLHHRMASAIKCQYHFADTWMMFSEITFQSDAAMYNNSGALPTSPVAPTTYDPMLKVDDSNTRILIGCLVAIIFILLAIIVIILWRQFWQKMLEKASRRMLDDEMTVSLSLPSESSMFNNNRSSSPSEQESNSTYDRIFPLRPDYQEPSRLIRKLPEFAPGEEESGCSGVVKPVQPSGPEGVPHYAEADIVNLQGVTGGNTYSVPAVTMDLLSGKDVAVEEFPRKLLTFKEKLGEGQFGEVHLCEVEGMEKFKDKDFALDVSANQPVLVAVKMLRADANKNARNDFLKEIKIMSRLKDPNIIRLLAVCITEDPLCMITEYMENGDLNQFLSRHEPPNSSSASVPTVSYANLKFMATQIASGMKYLSSLNFVHRDLATRNCLVGKNYTIKIADFGMSRNLYSGDYYRIQGRAVLPIRWMSWESILLGKFTTASDVWAFGVTLWETFTFCQEQPYSQLSDEQVIENTGEFFRDQGRQTYLPQPAICPDSVYKLMLSCWRRDTKHRPSFQEIHLLLLQQVDD, from the exons ATGTCAGGAGGCCACATTCCCGACGAGGACATCACAGCCTCCAGTCAGTGGTCAGAGTCCACCGCTGCCAGATATGGAAG GCTGGACTCGGAAGAAGGGGACGGAGCCTGGTGTCCTGAGATTCCAGTGGAACCTGATGACCTGAAGGAGTTTCTGCAGATTGACTTGCACACCCTGCACTTTATCACTCTGGTGGGGACCCAGGGACGCCATGCAGGGGGCCATGGCATTGAGTTTGCCCCCATGTACAAGATCAACTACAGTCGAGATGGCACTCGCTGGATCTCTTGGAGGAACCGGCATGGGAAACAG GTGCTGGATGGAAATAGTAACCCCTATGACATTTTCCTAAAGGATTTGGAGCCACCCATTGTGGCCAGATTTGTCCGCTTTATCCCAGTAACTGATCACTCCATGAatgtgtgcatgagggtggagctTTACGGATGTGTCTGGCTGG ATGGCTTGGTGTCTTACAGCGCTCCAGCTGGACAGCAGTTTGTACTGCCGGGAGGCTCCATCATTTATCTCAACGATTCTGTCTATGATGGAGCTGTTGGGTACAG CATGACTGAAGGGCTGGGCCAGTTGACTGATGGGGTGTCTGGCCTGGATGATTTCACGCAGACCCACGAGTACCATGTGTGGCCGGGCTATGACTATGTGGGCTGGAGAAACGAGAGCGCCACCAATGGTTACATCGAGATCATGTTTGAGTTTGACCGCATCAGGAATTTTACTACTATGAAG GTCCACTGCAACAACATGTTTGCTAAGGGTGTGAAGATTTTTAAGGAGGTCCAGTGCTACTTCCGCTCTGAAGCCAATGAATGGGAACCTAACGCCGTCTCCTTCCCGCTGGTGCTGGATGACGTCAACCCCAGTGCTCGCTTCGTCACTGTGCCCCTCCACCACCGCATGGCCAGTGCCATCAAGTGCCAATACCATTTTGCTGACACCTGGATGATGTTCAGTGAGATCACCTTCCAATCAG ATGCTGCAATGTACAACAACTCTGGAGCCCTGCCCACCTCGCCTGTGGCCCCCACAACCTATG ATCCAATGCTTAAAGTTGATGACAGCAATACTCGAATCCTGATTGGCTGCTTGGTAGCCATCATCTTCATTCTCTTAGCCATCATTGTCATCATCCTTTGGAGGCAGTTCTGGCagaaaatgctggagaag GCTTCCCGGAGGATGCTGGATGATGAAATGACAGTCAGCCTTTCCCTGCCCAGCGAATCCAGCATGTTCAACAATAACCGCTCCTCATCACCAAGTGAGCAGGAGTCCAACTCCACTTATGATCGCATCTTTCCACTCCGCCCTGACTACCAGGAGCCATCCAGGCTGATACGAAAACTTCCAGAATTTGCTCCAGGGGAGGAAGAGTCAG GCTGCAGTGGCGTTGTGAAGCCAGTCCAGCCCAGTGGGCCCGAGGGTGTGCCCCACTACGCAGAGGCTGACATTGTGAACCTCCAGGGGGTGACTGGAGGCAACACCTACTCTGTGCCTGCCGTTACCATGGACCTGCTCTCCGGAAAAGACGTGGCTGTGGAAGAGTTCCCCAGAAAGCTCTTAACATTCAAGGAGAAGCTGGGTGAAGGCCAGTTTGGGGAG GTTCATCTCTGTGAAGTGGAGGGAATGGAAAAGTTCAAAGACAAAGATTTTGCCCTAGATGTCAGTGCCAACCAGCCTGTCCTGGTGGCTGTGAAAATGCTCCGAGCAGACGCCAACAAGAATGCCAG GAATGATTTTCTCAAGGAGATAAAGATCATGTCCCGGCTCAAGGACCCAAACATCATCCGTCTCTTAGCTGTGTGCATCACTGAGGATCCTCTTTGCATGATCACTGAGTACATGGAAAATGGAGATCTCAATCAGTTTCTTTCCCGCCATGAGCCACCCAATTCTTCCTCTGCCAGTGTACCCACTGTCAG TTATGCTAACCTGAAGTTTATGGCTACCCAGATTGCATCTGGTATGAAGTACCTTTCCTCACTTAATTTTGTTCATCGAGATCTGGCCACACGAAACTGCTTAGTGGGTAAGAACTATACCATCAAGATAGCTGATTTTGGAATGAGCAGAAACCTATACAGTGGTGACTACTACCGAATCCAGGGCCGGGCAGTGCTCCCGATCCGCTGGATGTCCTGGGAGAGCATCTTGCTG GGCAAATTCACCACAGCAAGTGATGTGTGGGCCTTCGGGGTGACTCTGTGGGAGACTTTCACCTTTTGCCAGGAACAGCCCTATTCCCAACTGTCAGATGAACAGGTCATTGAGAATACTGGAGAGTTCTTCCGAGACCAAGGGAGGCAG